A part of Methanohalobium evestigatum Z-7303 genomic DNA contains:
- a CDS encoding GntP family permease, giving the protein MNPVIIFLIALITVLVMTTKLRVHPFLSLITASIVVGILDGNPLDALNSVSLGLGRVFSQFAIIITCGSIIGLILFQTGGTAIIADDLIRFSRKPLFALNLLGFLFAVPVMCSILAYVIFIPIAKDIGSRLNIPKASVAASLGLGTLASFNMVYPSPVIFSAAEELGANTGEILLTGLPVAVIVTIVGYYYAKISCNFGPPPVINPSEAEDNTQGLPRINRIEAYSPICIPVILILSGVIINEQTPLINFISNRNIALLIGVMLAFISARSLGLEQIKNRTDKAVRRSGVVLLDMCGGGALGTTLSMTGIGKDLGQMFTTLNLPDIIIPFMVAVAIQSVQGSRIVTMLVAPSIVVPFLPELNLPASITLLSMASGTFLISHVNDPYFWIFGELIELKTTEIFRSYTIGGVLMGFTGLVLTYISYTILY; this is encoded by the coding sequence ATGAACCCTGTAATTATTTTTCTCATTGCACTTATTACAGTACTGGTGATGACCACTAAATTGAGGGTCCATCCGTTTTTAAGTTTGATTACAGCTTCTATTGTTGTAGGCATCCTTGACGGCAACCCTTTAGATGCCCTCAATTCAGTATCTCTTGGACTGGGGAGAGTGTTTTCACAATTTGCTATAATTATAACCTGTGGAAGTATAATAGGTCTGATTTTATTCCAGACAGGTGGCACTGCCATAATCGCAGATGACCTCATACGATTTTCCCGGAAACCGCTTTTTGCACTTAATCTTCTCGGGTTTTTATTCGCAGTTCCTGTCATGTGCAGTATACTTGCATATGTTATTTTTATACCGATTGCTAAAGATATCGGTTCAAGGTTAAATATACCAAAAGCTTCAGTCGCAGCATCCCTTGGGCTGGGAACTCTTGCGTCCTTTAACATGGTTTATCCATCGCCTGTTATTTTTTCTGCAGCAGAAGAACTGGGTGCAAATACAGGAGAAATATTATTGACAGGTCTGCCTGTTGCTGTTATTGTTACTATTGTCGGATATTATTATGCGAAAATATCCTGTAATTTTGGACCTCCACCGGTGATAAATCCCAGTGAAGCTGAAGATAATACACAGGGTTTACCAAGAATAAACCGGATTGAAGCCTATTCCCCAATATGTATTCCTGTTATCCTTATTTTATCAGGTGTGATTATTAACGAACAGACACCTCTGATAAATTTCATCAGCAACCGAAACATTGCCTTACTTATAGGTGTTATGCTTGCGTTTATCTCTGCACGTTCACTGGGACTGGAACAAATCAAAAATCGAACCGATAAAGCAGTGCGAAGAAGCGGGGTTGTATTGCTGGACATGTGTGGAGGAGGGGCTCTCGGTACAACACTTTCAATGACAGGTATAGGCAAAGATCTTGGACAGATGTTTACAACTCTGAATCTTCCCGATATTATAATTCCGTTTATGGTTGCTGTAGCAATTCAAAGTGTACAGGGTTCAAGAATTGTTACCATGCTTGTAGCACCATCCATTGTAGTTCCGTTCCTGCCTGAGCTCAACCTTCCTGCATCAATTACTCTCCTATCAATGGCTTCTGGGACTTTTCTTATTTCTCATGTCAATGACCCTTATTTCTGGATTTTCGGAGAACTTATAGAACTAAAAACCACTGAAATCTTTAGAAGTTACACTATCGGAGGAGTTTTAATGGGATTTACAGGCTTGGTGTTGACCTATATCAGTTATACAATACTGTATTAA
- a CDS encoding BCCT family transporter has protein sequence MKMKINPFVFFVSATVIVMFVVLGSLFTEFMKQFFNTLQNSIISYFGWFYILSVAFFLIFIIWLYLSPYGNIKLGKDDDVPVFSNTSWFAMLFSAGMGIGLLFYSVAEPVLHFSNPPGGIAPESIEAAKQAINLTFFHWGLHAWAIYIIIGLSLAYFGYRHDLPLSIRSTLYPMIGDRIYGFIGNIVEVMAIFGTVFGVATSLGLGVLQINSGLNYLGVLPESTFNQILLIIGITLAATMSVVSGLTKGIRILSEMNLAFGFLLMMFIIIVGPTIFLLSSFVQGMGDYLQNLISLTFNTDAYQGIEWQKSWTMFFWGWWISWSPFVGMFIARISRGRTIREFIRGILIVPTIVTFIWVIAFGNTALYIELFGSGGLVQIVSESVPISLFALLENLPLTVLTSTLATVVVATFFVTSADSGSLVVCILATGGDPEPSVYQRVFWAFSQGAVAAVLLLTGGLAALQTAAITTALPFCIIMLFMCRSLVKGLRASHLETPKKSNVSSEGDRESESRPYQLYRQIKENL, from the coding sequence ATGAAGATGAAAATCAACCCCTTTGTTTTTTTTGTTTCGGCTACTGTAATTGTCATGTTTGTTGTATTGGGTTCCTTATTTACAGAATTCATGAAACAATTTTTCAATACATTACAAAATTCTATAATCAGTTATTTTGGCTGGTTCTATATTCTTTCTGTGGCTTTTTTCCTCATTTTTATAATCTGGCTTTATCTCAGTCCCTACGGTAATATAAAACTCGGTAAAGATGATGATGTACCAGTATTTAGTAACACAAGCTGGTTTGCCATGCTTTTCAGCGCAGGCATGGGAATTGGACTGCTTTTTTATAGTGTCGCAGAACCGGTTTTGCATTTCTCCAATCCACCGGGTGGGATAGCTCCTGAAAGTATAGAAGCAGCCAAACAGGCTATTAACCTCACATTTTTCCATTGGGGACTTCATGCATGGGCAATCTACATTATAATTGGGCTTTCACTTGCCTACTTCGGATACCGACATGACCTCCCGCTATCTATACGCTCAACCCTATATCCAATGATTGGCGACAGAATCTACGGGTTCATAGGTAACATTGTAGAAGTCATGGCGATTTTTGGTACTGTTTTCGGTGTTGCTACATCATTGGGTTTGGGTGTATTGCAGATTAATTCAGGACTTAATTATCTCGGTGTTTTGCCGGAATCTACATTTAACCAGATTTTACTCATAATCGGAATCACGCTGGCAGCTACCATGTCGGTTGTATCAGGGCTTACAAAAGGAATACGAATACTCAGTGAGATGAATCTGGCTTTTGGTTTTTTATTGATGATGTTTATAATAATCGTAGGTCCTACAATATTCCTTTTAAGTTCATTTGTCCAGGGTATGGGCGATTATCTGCAGAATCTTATCAGCCTGACATTTAATACGGATGCCTATCAGGGGATTGAATGGCAGAAATCCTGGACAATGTTTTTCTGGGGCTGGTGGATATCATGGTCACCATTTGTAGGGATGTTTATTGCACGCATATCCCGAGGGCGTACAATCCGTGAATTCATTCGCGGCATACTAATTGTCCCAACAATTGTAACCTTTATCTGGGTGATAGCTTTTGGAAACACAGCATTATACATAGAACTTTTTGGTTCAGGAGGACTTGTACAGATAGTTTCAGAAAGTGTACCTATATCGCTTTTTGCTTTGTTGGAAAATTTACCATTAACTGTTCTCACTTCAACACTGGCAACAGTAGTTGTAGCAACTTTTTTTGTAACTTCTGCGGATTCAGGCTCGCTTGTAGTCTGCATTCTTGCAACAGGAGGTGACCCCGAACCATCTGTTTATCAGAGAGTATTTTGGGCATTTTCACAGGGTGCAGTAGCAGCTGTACTATTATTAACCGGTGGTCTGGCTGCGCTCCAGACTGCAGCGATAACTACAGCACTGCCGTTTTGTATTATAATGCTATTTATGTGCAGAAGTCTTGTCAAAGGATTGCGGGCATCTCATCTGGAAACTCCTAAAAAAAGTAATGTCTCATCTGAAGGAGACAGGGAAAGTGAATCAAGACCTTATCAACTATACAGACAGATAAAAGAAAATCTATAA
- a CDS encoding DUF5371 domain-containing protein, whose product MVKIVHAQTVLAEEDLNSLKEKCNVSSTKDALSIAVQHYLECEYTNTDDDMWTHKLEKVMQKKNQSTKNEE is encoded by the coding sequence ATGGTGAAAATTGTACACGCTCAAACTGTGCTTGCAGAAGAAGATTTAAACTCACTCAAGGAAAAATGCAACGTATCATCAACCAAAGATGCCCTGAGCATCGCAGTACAGCATTATCTTGAGTGCGAATACACGAATACTGATGATGACATGTGGACGCATAAACTTGAAAAGGTTATGCAGAAAAAGAATCAAAGTACAAAAAACGAAGAGTAG
- a CDS encoding type IV pilin gives MKNKLNNLMQNNEDAVSPVIGVILMVAITVILAAVIGSFVFGMGSPEQAPQASIRGSAETIDSNNSIKIEHQGGEGIELDSASTKITVAGDKVDLTSSPDNRLETGDVLYIYNKSAGSDLKLANNTSMNNLGIAGSTETPTNVKIIDVASQQLIADMNVRLPNNN, from the coding sequence ATGAAAAACAAATTGAACAATTTAATGCAAAACAATGAGGATGCAGTATCACCGGTCATCGGTGTCATACTGATGGTAGCAATCACCGTCATCCTTGCAGCAGTAATAGGCTCATTCGTATTTGGAATGGGATCACCTGAACAGGCTCCTCAGGCTAGTATTAGAGGATCTGCGGAGACTATTGATAGTAATAACTCTATAAAAATTGAGCATCAGGGTGGAGAAGGTATCGAATTAGATTCAGCTAGTACTAAAATAACTGTAGCTGGTGATAAAGTAGATTTGACTTCAAGTCCTGATAATAGACTTGAAACTGGAGATGTCCTTTATATATATAATAAAAGTGCCGGTAGCGACCTTAAACTTGCAAACAATACATCTATGAATAACTTAGGTATAGCAGGTTCAACTGAAACACCAACCAATGTCAAAATTATAGACGTTGCCAGTCAACAGTTGATAGCTGATATGAATGTACGGTTACCAAACAATAACTAA
- a CDS encoding thermonuclease family protein, with product MNKISFKIIAIITVCLFLLILSGCIDADNNNVESNDTNLVTVIKVVDGDTIDIRYSNGTTERVRLLGVDTPETHAENKPEEFEGIDNDSYLHEWGVKANNYTSNILEDKEVRLEYDDISDRRGYYGRLLAYVYLKNDTMYNRMLIKDGYARVYDEAEIEYMDEFLELEKEARENKKGLWGVIGKS from the coding sequence ATGAATAAAATCAGTTTCAAAATAATAGCTATTATAACCGTTTGTTTATTTCTTTTAATTCTATCAGGATGTATAGACGCAGACAATAATAATGTTGAATCAAATGATACAAACTTGGTCACTGTAATCAAAGTAGTTGATGGCGACACTATAGATATCCGTTATTCTAATGGTACTACTGAAAGGGTGAGATTACTAGGTGTAGATACACCAGAAACACATGCTGAAAACAAACCCGAAGAATTCGAAGGTATAGACAATGACAGTTATCTACATGAATGGGGTGTTAAAGCGAATAATTATACATCCAATATACTTGAAGACAAAGAAGTAAGACTGGAATATGATGACATCTCAGACAGAAGAGGATACTATGGAAGGCTGCTAGCATATGTGTATTTAAAAAATGATACCATGTACAATAGGATGCTAATCAAGGATGGATATGCCAGAGTGTATGATGAAGCTGAAATTGAATACATGGATGAATTTTTAGAATTAGAAAAAGAAGCTAGAGAAAATAAAAAGGGTTTGTGGGGCGTTATTGGGAAATCCTGA
- a CDS encoding Cdc6/Cdc18 family protein, with protein MQYVKSLPLHQKFVLRSILIAEKQRNSDRYITSGDVNDTYKKICLSYLREPLSTGRLSQIISEFDTSQIINTKIKKNGRYGNTRVIEINNDTYKYLSKIDEILKEQGI; from the coding sequence ATTCAATATGTAAAATCATTACCATTACATCAAAAGTTTGTATTGAGAAGTATATTGATTGCAGAAAAACAAAGAAATAGTGATAGATACATCACAAGCGGAGACGTAAATGATACGTATAAAAAAATATGTTTATCTTATTTAAGAGAGCCATTATCAACAGGAAGATTGTCACAAATAATATCTGAATTTGATACATCTCAAATAATAAATACAAAAATTAAAAAGAATGGAAGATACGGAAATACAAGAGTTATTGAAATTAATAATGATACGTATAAGTATTTATCTAAAATAGATGAAATATTAAAAGAACAAGGAATTTAA
- a CDS encoding DNA primase family protein, translating to MSGTVNLTENYSTEDKTTYSKITNDKKVETSNIPDLTVMKRCRQNNEFFDSLCNGYITELGYTQEGAVREFITLLASQTRDPNQIERIFDGSGLNNGFDDIIKNKIIDEVLENTEPTRAKKDDPYNKYFSKKGKFVVKYLAEEILRENHFFTLKDTKEVYYYQNGVYLPNGIDEISKQVQDKLDEHYRKSYKKEVIDYIKTKALVDRESINNNKYIINLKNGLYDVSKGKFLPHSPKYMSTIQLPVYYKPEAECPNIEKFLSDVTKSDKDKQLIFEWIGYTLIPNTRLQKFVMFYGPRDGGKSVLIKLITCLLGNYNVSGESLQNLENDDFSIANLEGKLLNAFPDLPDYGFYQNSVIKIMTGDDGYIRVNIKKVQPYKTTITARLMFSTNNLPVIKNPDEAFFKRLMLIEFPNTFQGDSKDVNLIDKLTTSEELSGLLNKAIAALERLLKNGEFSYDLNPLENMELYQKLSNPVAKFADECVGESNEYTFKVDMYNAYVEWCEKEDIVPLKKNEFGKQFKNLGYRDSRLNTGDRSYCWDGVSLI from the coding sequence ATGAGTGGAACTGTTAACTTAACAGAAAATTACAGTACAGAAGATAAAACAACCTATTCTAAAATTACAAACGATAAAAAAGTCGAAACTTCAAATATTCCAGATTTAACAGTTATGAAACGCTGTAGACAGAATAACGAATTCTTTGATTCTCTATGCAATGGTTACATAACTGAATTAGGATATACTCAAGAGGGAGCAGTTAGAGAATTTATTACGTTATTAGCTTCACAAACAAGAGATCCAAACCAAATAGAGAGAATATTTGATGGTTCAGGACTTAATAATGGATTTGATGATATAATAAAGAATAAAATCATCGATGAAGTGCTAGAAAATACTGAACCTACAAGAGCAAAAAAGGATGACCCATATAATAAATACTTTTCAAAAAAAGGAAAGTTCGTTGTTAAGTATCTTGCAGAAGAAATTTTAAGAGAAAACCATTTCTTTACATTAAAAGATACAAAAGAAGTCTACTATTATCAAAATGGTGTTTATCTACCAAATGGTATTGATGAGATTTCCAAACAAGTACAAGATAAACTGGATGAACACTATAGAAAAAGTTACAAAAAAGAGGTTATAGATTATATAAAGACAAAAGCATTAGTAGACAGAGAATCTATAAACAATAATAAATACATAATAAATCTCAAAAACGGCCTTTATGATGTAAGTAAAGGCAAATTTCTACCACATTCACCAAAATATATGTCTACCATCCAGTTACCAGTGTATTATAAGCCAGAAGCTGAATGTCCAAATATTGAAAAATTCCTTTCTGATGTTACGAAGTCTGATAAAGATAAACAATTGATATTTGAGTGGATTGGATATACACTAATTCCTAACACTAGGCTCCAAAAATTCGTGATGTTTTATGGCCCACGAGATGGTGGAAAAAGTGTCTTAATAAAGCTTATCACTTGTTTATTGGGCAACTATAATGTCAGCGGTGAAAGTCTACAAAACCTAGAGAATGATGATTTTTCAATAGCTAATCTAGAAGGAAAATTATTAAACGCATTTCCAGATCTTCCTGATTATGGTTTTTATCAGAATTCAGTTATTAAAATTATGACTGGTGATGATGGATATATTAGAGTAAATATTAAAAAAGTACAACCATACAAGACTACAATCACAGCCCGTTTAATGTTTTCCACTAACAATCTACCTGTGATAAAAAACCCAGATGAAGCTTTCTTTAAAAGGTTGATGTTAATCGAATTTCCAAATACATTCCAGGGTGACAGCAAGGATGTAAACCTTATTGACAAATTAACAACATCTGAAGAATTATCAGGGTTGTTGAACAAAGCAATTGCAGCATTAGAAAGATTGCTTAAAAATGGTGAATTTTCTTATGACCTGAACCCTCTAGAAAACATGGAATTATACCAGAAACTTAGTAATCCTGTTGCTAAATTTGCTGATGAATGTGTTGGAGAAAGTAATGAATACACATTTAAAGTTGATATGTATAATGCCTATGTAGAATGGTGTGAAAAAGAAGATATTGTGCCTTTAAAAAAGAATGAATTTGGTAAACAATTCAAAAATCTAGGTTATAGAGATTCCAGGTTAAATACAGGTGATAGATCTTATTGTTGGGATGGGGTGTCACTTATTTAA
- a CDS encoding PAS domain S-box protein encodes MNEGVCFHEIIYDKKGSPVDYLITDCNPAYESIIGLKRHEVIGQKASEVYGAGEPPYLSTYAKVAETGEQTYFETYFPPFDKYFKISAISPEKGKFVTIFNDITEYKNLKDDLQRTINEFNYLFDSMEDALFVGDLEGNILDVNETAVKRLGYSKQELLSMNIKDIDELYDEDGINDNILNLPENGKQKFESVHITNNGTRIPVEINSNLIKYKEKTAVLSVVRNITDRKNAEKLIQRKIQEQKALLSSTPAYVYLKDSKLNYLTANDAFCKVVGFSIENIKGKNDFDFLPEKEAEKYRSDDTSVMESRKPIYNLEEKYTTSEGEIRWALTSKVPYFDTEGNVIGIVGSSLDITERKRMYEKLERAEYEKRALLNSTSEIVVYHDLEGKILWCNKAATKFTGLNCRDMIGQYCYKLLYNKSEICDNCPIYEIVKTGKHYEETVTFTNKILNVKKDPVRNTSGDIIGIITVTNDITDRVKTEEKIEKYAEELEKINIELEHRVRKQTEDIINAERTRELELHHRIKNNLQVISSLLSLQSEKFTDDEVKDAFIDTQNRVKSMSLVHNKLYQTKGLENVNSKDYIEDLVDHLVGLYGGSNITIKIDVQDIYFGIDTIIPLGMIITELLSNSLKYAFFDDEQGEVYIGLYRNEEGNYKLIVADNGKGFSEDIDIEEPNTLGLQLVNSLVDQINGDFEAETINGTKFVIEFNN; translated from the coding sequence ATGAATGAAGGGGTTTGTTTTCATGAAATCATCTATGATAAAAAAGGATCTCCAGTTGATTATTTGATAACAGATTGTAATCCTGCTTATGAATCAATTATCGGATTGAAAAGACATGAGGTGATAGGACAAAAAGCTTCAGAAGTTTATGGTGCAGGTGAACCTCCTTATTTATCTACATATGCAAAAGTGGCTGAAACTGGTGAACAAACATATTTTGAAACTTATTTTCCACCATTTGACAAATATTTCAAAATATCTGCTATATCACCTGAAAAAGGAAAATTTGTAACTATCTTTAACGATATCACAGAATATAAAAACTTAAAAGATGATCTCCAACGAACAATAAATGAATTCAATTATCTTTTTGACAGCATGGAAGATGCTCTTTTTGTAGGTGATTTGGAAGGCAACATCCTTGATGTTAATGAAACTGCTGTTAAAAGATTGGGTTATTCCAAGCAAGAATTACTTTCAATGAATATTAAAGATATAGATGAGCTTTATGATGAAGACGGTATTAATGACAATATTCTAAATCTTCCTGAAAATGGGAAACAAAAGTTTGAATCGGTTCATATAACAAATAATGGTACTAGAATCCCTGTAGAAATCAATTCAAACTTGATTAAATATAAAGAAAAAACAGCGGTTCTTAGTGTAGTCCGTAATATTACTGATAGAAAAAACGCAGAAAAACTGATTCAAAGAAAAATACAGGAACAAAAGGCACTGTTGTCATCTACACCTGCTTATGTATATTTAAAAGATAGTAAATTGAATTATCTTACAGCAAATGATGCTTTTTGTAAAGTGGTTGGTTTTTCAATTGAAAATATAAAAGGCAAGAATGATTTCGATTTCTTACCAGAAAAAGAAGCAGAAAAATACCGTTCAGATGATACATCGGTTATGGAATCCAGAAAACCGATTTATAATTTGGAAGAAAAATATACTACATCCGAAGGAGAAATAAGGTGGGCTCTTACATCCAAAGTACCTTATTTTGATACTGAAGGAAATGTAATAGGTATAGTTGGTAGTTCACTGGATATTACTGAAAGGAAACGAATGTATGAGAAATTAGAAAGAGCTGAATATGAAAAAAGGGCTTTACTTAATTCTACTTCAGAAATAGTTGTGTACCATGACCTTGAGGGCAAGATTTTATGGTGTAATAAAGCAGCTACTAAATTTACGGGTCTAAATTGCAGAGATATGATAGGTCAGTATTGTTATAAACTGCTGTACAATAAATCAGAAATTTGTGACAATTGTCCTATATATGAAATTGTAAAAACCGGAAAACATTATGAAGAAACTGTGACCTTTACAAACAAAATATTGAACGTTAAAAAGGACCCAGTTCGAAATACCAGTGGAGATATAATTGGAATTATAACTGTTACCAATGATATCACTGATAGAGTTAAAACCGAAGAGAAAATAGAGAAATATGCAGAGGAATTGGAAAAAATAAATATAGAGCTTGAACATCGTGTTCGGAAACAGACAGAAGATATCATAAATGCTGAAAGGACAAGAGAACTTGAACTCCATCACAGAATAAAAAATAATCTTCAGGTTATATCAAGTTTGCTCAGCCTTCAATCAGAAAAATTCACAGATGATGAAGTAAAAGATGCTTTCATAGATACACAAAACCGTGTTAAATCAATGTCTCTTGTCCACAATAAATTGTACCAAACCAAAGGGCTGGAGAATGTAAACTCAAAAGACTACATAGAAGACCTTGTTGACCATTTGGTAGGTTTATATGGTGGTTCTAACATTACTATAAAAATCGATGTTCAGGATATATATTTTGGAATCGATACCATTATTCCACTTGGAATGATTATCACTGAACTTCTGTCTAACTCTTTGAAATATGCGTTCTTTGATGATGAACAAGGTGAAGTATATATTGGACTTTATCGGAATGAAGAAGGAAATTATAAATTAATTGTAGCTGATAATGGCAAGGGCTTTTCAGAGGATATTGATATAGAAGAACCTAATACACTTGGTCTACAGCTAGTAAATAGCCTTGTCGACCAGATTAATGGTGACTTTGAAGCAGAGACTATAAATGGTACAAAATTTGTCATCGAGTTTAATAATTAA
- a CDS encoding TRAM domain-containing protein: MFNRDDSAPVRSGERYDVEIENIASKGDGIARVGGFVIFVPDTSVGDEVTIAVTKVMDNFAFGEIAQ; this comes from the coding sequence TTGTTTAATAGAGATGACTCAGCTCCAGTTAGATCTGGAGAAAGATACGATGTAGAAATTGAGAATATTGCAAGTAAAGGCGATGGAATCGCCAGAGTTGGTGGCTTTGTTATTTTTGTACCAGACACCTCTGTCGGCGATGAAGTCACAATTGCAGTTACCAAAGTAATGGATAATTTCGCTTTCGGTGAAATAGCCCAATAA
- a CDS encoding lamin tail domain-containing protein: MKKITKILIIMLLFTSIAALGCTENSDTGVDGTNQNDDNTETENPNQDNDSKEASLNESDTLRIGAFNIQVFGTSKASEPETMNTIAKIIRNYDIIAIQEIRDKSENSLPQLVELVNEGDYNYDFVMSERLGRTVSKEQYAYIYNTATVDISNNPHTYPEPEGTDPFHRQPYIASFEAVNGNFDATFITVHTDPDEATEEINALDSVVEYTHEKYSEERDFIVMGDLNADGSYFDEDLDSTMHNDYYYWCIGDDIDTTTGSTDYTYDRIIITEPAMEDFTDDAHIYRYDDKYDLKHDETMDVSDHYPVYATFWTNKDDDNITSNYTPSEQTLTSENNGYINDSSTEDHEDVYISDLSLEDEWVKITNPGETSVDLNNWKIEDEANHAYEFTDFTLGPNNTVTLYTDEGTDAENQLYWGSGRAIWNNDGDNAYLYDSTGELVDSYQGD; the protein is encoded by the coding sequence TTGAAAAAAATTACTAAAATACTAATTATCATGTTGCTTTTTACATCTATAGCGGCATTAGGTTGCACTGAAAATTCAGACACAGGTGTAGATGGTACAAATCAAAACGATGATAATACAGAAACAGAAAATCCAAACCAAGATAATGATTCAAAAGAAGCCAGTTTGAACGAATCTGATACATTAAGAATTGGTGCTTTTAATATTCAAGTATTTGGAACCAGCAAGGCTTCAGAACCTGAAACCATGAATACAATCGCCAAGATAATCCGCAATTATGACATTATAGCAATTCAGGAGATAAGAGATAAATCAGAAAATTCACTTCCTCAACTAGTAGAACTTGTTAATGAAGGCGATTATAATTACGATTTTGTAATGAGTGAACGTCTGGGTAGAACTGTAAGTAAAGAACAATATGCTTACATTTACAACACTGCAACTGTAGATATCTCAAACAATCCACATACATATCCAGAACCTGAAGGAACTGATCCTTTCCATAGGCAACCATATATTGCATCTTTTGAAGCTGTCAATGGCAATTTTGATGCTACTTTTATCACAGTACATACAGACCCAGATGAAGCTACTGAAGAAATCAATGCACTGGATTCTGTAGTAGAATATACCCATGAAAAATACTCTGAAGAAAGAGATTTCATTGTAATGGGCGACCTGAACGCTGATGGTTCGTATTTTGATGAAGACTTAGATTCGACAATGCATAATGATTATTACTACTGGTGCATCGGGGACGATATTGATACAACAACTGGTTCCACTGATTACACCTATGACAGGATAATCATTACAGAACCTGCTATGGAAGATTTCACAGATGATGCTCACATTTACAGGTACGATGACAAATATGACCTGAAACATGATGAAACGATGGATGTATCAGACCATTATCCTGTATATGCGACATTCTGGACCAATAAAGACGATGATAATATAACTTCAAATTATACACCTTCAGAACAAACTTTGACGTCTGAAAATAATGGTTATATAAATGATTCCAGTACTGAAGACCATGAAGATGTATATATCAGTGATTTGTCCTTGGAAGATGAATGGGTTAAAATAACAAACCCAGGAGAGACTTCTGTAGACCTAAATAACTGGAAAATCGAAGATGAAGCAAATCACGCTTACGAATTTACAGACTTCACTTTGGGTCCTAACAACACTGTGACATTGTACACTGATGAAGGTACCGATGCTGAAAATCAATTGTATTGGGGAAGCGGAAGAGCTATTTGGAACAACGATGGTGATAATGCTTATCTTTATGATTCAACAGGAGAATTAGTAGATAGTTATCAAGGTGATTGA